A stretch of the Malus sylvestris chromosome 10, drMalSylv7.2, whole genome shotgun sequence genome encodes the following:
- the LOC126585403 gene encoding protein LIGHT-DEPENDENT SHORT HYPOCOTYLS 4-like, whose amino-acid sequence MDSIQDMDGSSSSHHHEITMASSHNLIINTSTTMNSSAATASSTTTANLVAAAGSSSSPSSSSSPGSSSRYENQKRRDWNTFGQYLKNHRPPLSLSWCSGAHVLEFLRYLDQFGKTKVHTPICPFYGHPNPPAPCPCPLRQAWGSLDALIGRLRAAFEENGGKPEANPFGARAVRLYLREVRDLQSKARGISYEKKKRKRPPLPQQLPPPPLPPPDHHHHYPSQQ is encoded by the coding sequence aTGGATTCAATCCAAGATATGGATGGAAGTTCAAGCTCTCACCACCATGAGATCACCATGGCATCGAGCCATAACCTAATTATCAACACATCCACGACAATGAACAGCAGTGCTGCTACTGCTAGTAGTACTACCACTGCTAATCTGGTAGCGGCTGCTGGAAGCTCATCTTCTCCTTCCTCGTCATCATCTCCTGGTTCCAGCAGCCGCTACGAGAACCAAAAGCGGCGTGACTGGAACACCTTCGGACAGTACCTCAAGAACCACCGccctccactctctctctcctggtGCAGTGGGGCTCACGTTCTCGAATTCCTCCGATACCTTGACCAGTTTGGCAAGACCAAAGTCCACACCCCAATCTGCCCCTTTTACGGCCATCCAAACCCTCCAGCTCCCTGCCCCTGCCCGCTGCGCCAGGCATGGGGAAGCCTCGACGCCCTCATCGGCCGCCTCCGCGCCGCCTTCGAAGAAAACGGAGGGAAGCCTGAAGCCAACCCCTTTGGTGCTCGAGCCGTGAGGCTTTACCTTCGTGAGGTTCGTGATTTGCAGTCCAAAGCAAGAGGCATCAGCTACGAGAAGAAGAAGCGGAAGAGGCCGCCTCTGCCTCAACAGCTCCCTCCACCGCCTCTGCCGCCGCCAGATCATCATCACCATTATCCCAGTCAACAATAA